The Lemur catta isolate mLemCat1 chromosome 6, mLemCat1.pri, whole genome shotgun sequence sequence GGGTCTAATTGTTGACTGTAGTATTTTACAGGTCTATTTTGACCTCcatgtttttaaaacagaatgTCTAAGTCATTTCCCTGATTTTTATGAACAAcgaaaatgaaatattatcattTGAATGCCTTAATGCTGGGACATTTATAagactttttagtttttgtaatgTTAactgattttcttctatttcaggGTATCTGGATTATcttgttttaaaagaagatatgaaggttgaatttttaaggaaaagtttggaatctaatttttatagtattttgtcAACCTCCccaatctttttatttgttttttagtttttgggGTAAAGAAGgccaatgtttttaaattttatctggaTTGATAAAAAGGCCTTCCTTTGATATTAGGTGACCTAAATATCTTATTTGTTTCTGACAGAccttaagtttttcttttgagatcTCAGGtccctttattttcttattttattttatttttattttggtggttTAACAGAATTTACttgtatattttcaattttctatacTATTTGAAGGCATAGGATAGCTTTATATTAGCTTTCTACAAAACTGTGCTTTAAATTTACCCAACAAACTAAGATGCAGTACAACTTTCCTACAATTTAGGAGATTGAACCAATCTCCACAAGAGAAAGCAACTCAGCAGACCCCAGTGTTAAAACATTTCCCCAGAATAAACAGATATCCAATTGCATTAAAAGGtagtcttcaaatatttaaattacacCAAGATTCCTTCCAAATATGTGCCTTACCCAAACCAATGCAACCAAATCATTGTTTATACTAGGGCCTGGATTTTTGGCAAATGTTTATGGTTTTACTTTCATTTAAAGTGTTACCAAGCAGCAAAATAAATTGCATCAATTCTCTGCCTGTGACTGAGGGGCCAACTGGGAAATTGCAAAAGGTACAGTTTAACAGTAAGTAATGCAGGAACTGTAACAAGTGGCCGAAGTACAGGCTGGGACATAATCAAACCAGTTATGTCTAGAATTACTCAACTGAAGCTAATATAGGTACATTCAAAGTAAAGTTGGAGATTATAATTGGTATTTAGAATCAAATTTGAAGACTGTCTTGATAAAATGTAATTATGCTCTTTTGAAATTGGAAATGAAACTATTAACTGATGGAGAGCTAGAGACTTATTAACCTCTTCTACACAGATTaaggaaataaatgacaaagtCTATTGCACTGAAGTTAtgtattttaacagctttacatgtaatattcatatataaaaactttAAGTGCTTTTCtccaatttaaaaatctaaagaattCACAAATAAGGCactcaatatttgaaaaaagtacAGATTTACAAAATGTGTATATTCTGTCATGAAAACTTCACACCAACATTATacacttggaaaaaaatacaaacaggaTATATTACAAATTTATGCAGCAATAACTTAGTTCACACCATGCAATAAAAAGTACATTAATCAAGATACACAAGCTTTTGTAGGTTCTAAACTgaaggacttttttcttttttctgcagaATCCTTAAAACCTGTGGCACTTAAAATTTGTTAGCCTTTCTACTGAGAGGCAAATTATACACAACAATGATGAAAAAGATTAACAGACCAGTTGTCTATTATGAATCATTCCAGCTTTGTTCAACAATGTCCGAAACTCTTTTCTCATATTCTCGTTTGTTTTCCTGATAAAGCTGTGCTGCCTGGCTATTGGCTGGACCGTTTGGATTCGGGTCATCCAGCAGAGACTGAATTGATGTTAAGATAGAAGATACATCGGATGTTGGACTCCATCGATTCTGAAGGCTATCTAAACATATGCTACCATCAGCATACACATTCGGATGAAACATTTTGGATAAAAACCTAACAGTTGGCGGTTTATTTGGATATTCTTCGGAAAATTCTATTTCTAGTTTAAAAGTACCATCTTCAAAGGGTGTCCCTTCTGGTCCAAATATAACTGCACTCCACTGCGTGAGGTTGTTTTCAGATGGTGCACGACTGACATCCGCACGTGGGTCCCCTTGCAATCGCTTGAAATCCCGCATGAGCCCCCTCCGGGCTGCGGTCGACATGCTCCCCAGCCGCCCCGCGGTCAGTCTCCTCAGGTCTCTTTAAAGCTTATTAttgcaataaataaatttttatcttttttggagGCTTCTGAGCAGAGAAGTAAATCTTCTATGTACTATATCAATGTGGATTTTTTAGGAAAGTCAATATTCAAAATGTCTgctgttaatatttttgaaaaataagttggGCTCTCAGCATATCTCTGAGGAATGACTGTCCGCATGTATTATCTGTCTCCCCAAGCGAAGGTGAAgagaaatttactatttttatctatAGGAGTGTCCAAAAAAGGTGCTACATAGGTCTATTACAGGAAAGAACTCCCCTTGGTTGGGATGGCAGTCAACAACACATGGGGGTTTGGTACTACTAGATGTTGGGGAATGACAATTATTAATTGCTCTCAGATCTTATATAAATCTCTATCCTCTACTATATGGTTTTCTAATGGGGAGCATTGGAGTGTTATATGGGTTTATGCAAGGAATAATCAagattctttttatataatacaaaagTATAGGTCTTATTCTTTTTAAGGCCTCTGATTTTAGAGGGTATTGTTTAAGGTTTGGAAGAGGTTTTGATGGatctatttgaattttaattggaGCAGTAGAGATAATTTTCTCAATATTGGTGGAGGATTTTGACCACAAATGATTTATTATAATTTGTGAATTAAAAGGATcagattttaaagcattttttgaacctaacattttatcttttcattctaaatatattttccccttttgagagaaagagatgtgaatattatataattttaaaaagtctctccCTATCAAATGGATGGAGATGAGGGAACCAAgagaaaaacatgtattttctgTAGGAAACCGACTGAAAAACTATGGGTTGAGATTTACATACTGATAGGAATATTTGTTACACCcaccatttgtcttcttttcctttttttgttctgAGACATTCCTCAGAATTCCTTGCAACAAAGTGAAATTTTTGACTGATGATAGTGTTAATAAGTGcttgttttgctttctatttaaattaattttaatttccagtaAGGTATTAGTGAGGACAAAAGGGAAGGTCCCTTTGATTTTCTTGGAgcatctctatttttctttttggcctgttgctgttttgtttttaattttttataatccCTTTTGAAATGTCCAGGCCTTTTGCAGTAATTGTAAAGTGGCAGTTTGGGGCCCACCAGTCTAATGAGGGTTTAGCTTAATAATAGAGTTTGATTTGCATTCAATTGATGTAagataaagttttataattcttatttttcagtaATTAAGTATGAGATACCTACTTAGGGCCTTGAGAGCTCTAGGCCTGGCTAACCTAAATTCCTAATCCAATGCTACAAATATTGGTgcaaggggaagagaaaaggtTGGTACCGTAATAAGTGGTGATAGgctgttttgtttgtatttttgaactgtcattttgtttttatgttattggTTGTTGGCAATATTGTTAGTGATGTAGAATGAatcaatacatatataaattaagtAATACTATGATAGCTTCAAATGTTGGTACAATAATGCTCTTTTTCCTTGATATGAATAATActtcattttgataaaaatcTTGTAAGTGGTGGTAgactttttaaggaaaataaggtAACAGAGATTGTGGTGGCTGCCCTCATCAGGCCATGATCCTGCGCATAATGTTGATTTTAGATATATTGGCTCTACAGTTTTCATGTCCACAGTGGATTAGATGTAGCAGATCTAAAGatgttgaaaggaaaaagaaaaaattcaagaagtGATATCAATGAAAAGAAAGCCAACAGTAGCGAGAAATCAAAACATACAACTTCTCAGTCTGGAAATAAATAGTGAAGGGGGAAACATTTACATGTCATTATCCACTTTACTGTGTTTCTAATGGTGTACAGAAATAGTCGTTTACAACAATGACTCTGAGCAGTTAAGAAATATTAACTGAAGGGCCCATCAGTTCactagtggattaataaaatgtggtatatgtataccatggagtactactcagccataaaaaagttgaattaataccttttgcaacaatctggatggagctagagaccattctcctaagtgaagtacctcaagaatagaaaaacaaacaccccatatactcactatcaaattggaactaaccaatttaatgagcacacatgtgcacagaaggaagtaaaactcagtggaaatcaaccagggggatgcgggaggggaagaggggcaaaaacctacctaatgggtacaatgaacactatttaggtgatgggcacacctacagccaggactcaagcattagaAAAGCCATCcatgtaacttaaaacatttgtacacccttaatattttgaaatttaaaaaaagaatataccaaaataaaagaaatatcaaattATACTCAGCATATTCTGattgagaaagaatgaaaataaatatcatttttagaAAGATGTTCAGCAAATGTATTAaaagaaccaaaacaaaacaaaaaatatttttaaaaacaccctATAATAGTATTTGAAAAATTGACCTTAAGAAAAAACTTCAGCATCTGAaaacaggaaagagaatgagaaagagaaatgtaTTCCATGGCATCTGGGAGCTAACCTGACACTATTCCATGGTCTTTTGCAGAACAGAAAAATTCACAGAACGTCAACCTCACACAAGACCACTCTGAACCCATGATGGAGCATGATAAAAGCAAGACCACCCCATAGTCATGAACACACAGCAAATGTGAAAGCAGAAATATGTTCCAGCCACCAAAGTGACCACACATCTCCGTGCACTGGCTAAAATGAGTGACCACAGTTTCTTTACCAAATAAAACTTGAGCCTCTCTCtagttttcctttctcctggaaaatatttattaagatacCCAATGGTAGAGTTATTCCCATTTCCTGACAGCATCTGCCTtggttagggttctccagagaaacagcacCAACAGACTATGCAGAGAGGCAGACAAGGAGATTTATTGTGCAGATTGACTCAGTGATTACGGGCCCTCAACAGAtgggatgatgcccacccacactggtgaGGGCAGACCTTCTTcactcagtccactgattcaaatgctaatctcttcgagaaacaccctcacaggcacACCAAAAATAGTGTTTACCAGCTGTCTGGCCATCTCTTAACTCAGTCAAggtgacataaaattaaccatcacagcagcaccaatccagagcaaagcccAGCTTCCTTGCCTTCCCCCAAACCACCTAACACAAGCCCAAATCCTATCATATATCATTTCCAGCATCCTCTTCTGAAGCACCACAGGGTTCCCGATGGTGTGCATCTTCCATCTCTGCAAAGAGAAATCAACACCACTTGTTTAACTACAGACGTGTTTCTGGTGGTTCTTGAATGAAGACATTGACAGAAGGCAATGTGGCACACTGGTTAAACACTGCTGTCATTGGAATCCTTGCTTTGCCAATCCACAGCCGTGTAAATTAAACTCTCTCAACTTCAGTTGCCTTTATTTGTAAagcaagaataacaaaaatacattatttaggAGATTGgattgaagattaaatgaaataacataagaGTAACTGTTAGCTTATTTCAGCTGTGAGAAGTAAGAATGCCTAACACAAATTGGCttcaaaaatagatttaaaaaattgttgaacATTTATCTCACCTTACGTCAGTTGGAGATGGTCTTACGGTCCATTGAGTGGCCCACTGATGTCAAAGGAATCCAAGTGTTTCAATCTTTCCACGCTAAACTCCCCCGTGTCCTGAGCACAGCCACTCACGGCTGCAAGATGGGGTGGCCTGCCCAGGCGTCAGGCCTCCAACACTTCTGTCTTCAAAACCATGAAGTAAGGAGCACAGAGGCCATCTCTTCCATCTCCCTGATTCGGGCAGGGACAAAGCCTTTTTCAGAATCTCTATGGACAGATCTTCCACCTTTGTGAGAGGCAATACTGTGCTAGGCTAGGAGCTGGGATTCTAGAGCTACGTTGTCTGAGatggaatcctggctctgccactgcctTTGTGACCAAGGcaagttactcagcctctctATGTGTTagtttttaaactataaaataggaataataatgtcCACATAGAGAATTAATATGGagattaattacttttaaatatatatatctgtgtgtgagagacagagagtgcTTAGAACAGCATCACACACATAGCAAGTGTATGCAACTGCTAATTCTTATGATGTGCTGCACCACATGGTCATTCACATTTACAAGGGAGTCTGTGATGAAAGTATCTGGCCTTGTAGCCTCTATCTTAGAAGGCAGGCTATGCTaagaaagacatgaaaataaagaGACTCTTGCATAGTCCACCAACAGTGGGCACCACTATATGTAGAGTGTTTTGAAGAGTCCTTAGCACAGAGTAAGTTccaataaataatttctattatttgtaataaaattcTGCTCTCCTCAAATGGCACATACTCTGAGATAGGTGAG is a genomic window containing:
- the LOC123640072 gene encoding ubiquitin-conjugating enzyme E2 B-like, whose translation is MSTAARRGLMRDFKRLQGDPRADVSRAPSENNLTQWSAVIFGPEGTPFEDGTFKLEIEFSEEYPNKPPTVRFLSKMFHPNVYADGSICLDSLQNRWSPTSDVSSILTSIQSLLDDPNPNGPANSQAAQLYQENKREYEKRVSDIVEQSWNDS